From a region of the Dickeya poaceiphila genome:
- a CDS encoding DUF454 family protein produces the protein MYRVVLITVGWLAVVLAALGVVLPLLPTTPFLLLAAWCFARSSPRFHDWLLYRSWFGSYLRHWQRHRALPPGVKTKAVLVIVATFALSLWMVEVSWVRGLLLVILAVLLTFMLRLPVIDPKQ, from the coding sequence ATGTATCGGGTCGTGTTGATAACCGTGGGGTGGTTGGCGGTGGTGCTGGCGGCACTGGGCGTGGTATTGCCGTTGCTGCCGACTACGCCGTTTTTGTTGTTGGCGGCATGGTGTTTTGCCCGCTCGTCGCCGCGTTTCCATGACTGGTTGCTGTACCGTTCCTGGTTTGGCAGTTATTTGCGTCACTGGCAGCGGCATCGCGCATTGCCGCCGGGGGTGAAAACCAAAGCGGTGTTGGTGATTGTCGCTACCTTCGCCTTGTCATTGTGGATGGTGGAAGTGAGCTGGGTTCGGGGGCTGTTGCTGGTGATTCTGGCCGTGTTGCTGACGTTTATGCTGCGTTTGCCGGTTATTGATCCGAAGCAATAG
- the miaE gene encoding tRNA isopentenyl-2-thiomethyl-A-37 hydroxylase MiaE produces MFDHSILDPIHAFLRAATPDEWINEARKPGNLPILLRDHLLCELKAAQSALFLLRRYAVDQEIRHQLQDWIAPYENFAYRGVGDIKTLKASGLISRQITARADCHYSQDMIDKLVLLIREELHHFYQVLEVMAQKGIAYQSVPASRYASGMTQHMKTHEPDALVDKLIIGAFIEARSCERFARLAPYLEEYVRKFYISLLRSESRHYQDYLALAEQIAGKDIRARIAFFAQTEALLITSPDNDFKFHSGKPAH; encoded by the coding sequence ATGTTTGATCATTCCATCCTCGACCCGATTCATGCTTTTCTTCGCGCTGCCACACCAGATGAATGGATTAATGAAGCGCGCAAACCGGGAAACCTGCCCATACTGCTGCGCGATCACCTGCTGTGCGAATTGAAAGCAGCCCAGAGCGCCTTGTTTCTGCTCCGACGTTATGCGGTGGATCAGGAAATCCGGCACCAATTACAGGACTGGATTGCCCCGTATGAGAATTTCGCCTACCGGGGAGTGGGTGACATAAAGACACTCAAAGCGAGCGGACTGATTTCCCGCCAGATTACTGCACGCGCTGACTGCCACTATAGTCAGGACATGATCGATAAACTGGTGCTGTTGATCCGTGAAGAACTGCACCACTTTTATCAGGTGCTGGAAGTAATGGCGCAAAAAGGCATCGCCTATCAGAGCGTACCCGCCAGTCGTTATGCCAGCGGTATGACACAACACATGAAAACACATGAGCCGGATGCGCTGGTAGACAAGTTGATTATCGGCGCTTTTATCGAAGCGCGCTCCTGTGAACGCTTTGCCAGACTGGCACCATATCTGGAAGAATACGTACGCAAGTTCTATATTTCCCTGCTGCGCTCTGAATCACGCCACTATCAGGATTATCTGGCGCTGGCGGAACAGATTGCCGGTAAAGATATTCGCGCACGCATCGCTTTTTTTGCGCAAACAGAAGCGCTGTTGATTACCAGTCCGGATAACGATTTCAAATTCCACAGCGGCAAACCGGCGCACTGA
- the priC gene encoding primosomal replication protein PriC, translated as METQALLAALARQIDTLAQHVEPIAARQAPRSRFDRQLFSCYGTRLGDYFDEIRLNYQHLQQYVQEQRLDRVTFMAEKLLAQITALQRELATQPLREQEPSMPAPQDRYQKLAEYQGYERRLLAMIQDRESLLASQSQLSEQQRLQRELAALEGRLARCRQALSKLERQIERQEQGF; from the coding sequence ATGGAAACCCAGGCATTGCTAGCCGCACTGGCGCGCCAGATTGATACGCTGGCACAACATGTCGAACCGATCGCCGCGCGACAAGCGCCGCGATCACGTTTTGACCGCCAGTTATTCAGTTGTTACGGCACCCGGTTAGGCGATTATTTCGACGAGATTCGTCTTAACTACCAGCATTTGCAGCAATATGTACAGGAACAACGTCTGGATCGGGTCACGTTTATGGCAGAAAAATTGCTGGCGCAAATAACAGCCTTACAGCGGGAACTGGCGACTCAACCGTTGCGGGAACAAGAGCCTTCAATGCCGGCACCACAGGATCGATATCAGAAACTGGCGGAATATCAGGGCTATGAGCGTCGCCTGCTGGCAATGATTCAGGACAGGGAAAGCCTGCTGGCGTCCCAGAGCCAACTCAGCGAGCAGCAACGTTTGCAACGCGAGCTGGCTGCGCTGGAAGGCCGGCTGGCACGTTGCCGTCAGGCGCTCTCAAAACTGGAGCGCCAGATTGAACGTCAGGAACAGGGTTTTTAA
- the rsmS gene encoding pleiotropic regulatory protein RsmS → MSLENETPDVKLAVDLIMLLEENQIAPEVVLAALEIVRRDYQLKADSRPQQASV, encoded by the coding sequence ATGTCTCTGGAAAATGAAACGCCAGACGTTAAGCTGGCGGTCGATCTCATTATGCTACTGGAAGAAAATCAGATTGCACCGGAGGTCGTGCTGGCGGCGCTGGAAATAGTGCGTCGGGATTACCAGCTAAAAGCTGACTCGCGCCCCCAACAAGCCTCAGTATGA
- the mscK gene encoding mechanosensitive channel MscK, with protein sequence MSRCFTVSGLFAVLFRSFLDKCVRCRLPYVWVFLFGMAPLWSTFAAGNDLPTRAEIQNRLDTLNRQKSLTSVDKLTQQDLTQTLDVLDSIDRVRQETNQLKQQAAQAPAKLKQVNEDLVSLGGAAQVSQQALESLSLKQLEARLNEALDDLQSAQENLSTYNSQLISLQTQPERVQSALYSASQRSQQLRTQLSGLDPSLEPLRPSQQIMLQAEQTLVGLQMEQQRKSLEVNTTLQDLLQKQRDYTAAQIGQLEHMVQTLQGIINNKRLNLSEKTAKEAQNSDELQRIQENPLVKAEMETNRQLSQRLIKATEAGNTLVQESIQVKNWLDRATQSERNLKEQITVLKGSLLLSRILYQQQQNLPSADAMGNISTQIADLRLEQFDINQQRDVLFRGDEYIQQLVTRSNAKVDAEVTDALEQILDMRRELLDQLNKQLGNQLMLAINLQISRQQLMSVNDSLQRTLTQQIFWVSSNKPMDWNWLKELPSTLKQQVKNLHFNLKGGQLRQGFMDSLVLIIPTLLIVGLLRWRRKSIDTYMGKLAEDVGQLKRDSQLHTPKAILLLILNTLPGVLVILSLGLWLKRADSQISNFAWLLSEHLALFWAVFATAWFSLKPGSLSERHFNIPASRCAHYQRQTLRLGGALLPLMFWSVVGEKAPLYLVDDAIGQIIIVCNLLLLTILVFPVCRDCWREKERHTVQLIVVTMMAAMPLFLIGLMLNGFFYTSLRLAGRWIDSLYLLIVWNIVYFATIRGLSVAARRLAYRRAVARRQSLVKEGAEGSEPMPEAPLALEQISQQSLRLTTMVLFLAFSGAFYWIWADLVTVFSYLDSITLWHYSTANASGTVLQPVTLGNLLVALVIGGVAYVMTRNLPGLLEVLVLSRLQLRQGTSYAITTVLTYLITTVGAVTSLSSLGVSWDKLQWLVAALSVGLGFGLQEIFANFVSGLIILFERPVRIGDTITIGTFSGSVSKIRIRATTITDFDRKEVIIPNKAFVTERLINWSLSDTITRVLIRIGVAYGSDLDKVKEILLQAARDNPRVMIDPEPQVFFLSFGASSLEHELRLYVRELRDRSYTVDELNRTIDHLCRENNIDIAFNQLEVYLHNPQGKEVQEVSRVLAQPRNEVQPDN encoded by the coding sequence ATGAGCCGCTGTTTCACCGTTTCTGGTTTGTTTGCCGTTCTTTTTCGTTCTTTTCTTGATAAATGTGTTCGCTGCCGCTTGCCTTACGTCTGGGTGTTTTTGTTTGGAATGGCGCCGTTATGGTCTACGTTTGCCGCTGGCAACGATTTGCCGACCCGCGCTGAGATCCAAAATCGTCTTGATACCCTCAACAGGCAGAAGAGCCTGACCTCGGTAGATAAACTGACCCAGCAGGATCTCACTCAGACTCTGGATGTACTGGATTCTATTGATCGCGTCCGGCAGGAAACCAACCAACTGAAGCAGCAGGCGGCGCAGGCACCGGCCAAACTCAAGCAGGTAAATGAAGATCTGGTGTCATTGGGTGGGGCGGCACAGGTGTCTCAGCAAGCGCTGGAATCGCTATCACTAAAACAACTGGAAGCCCGCCTTAATGAAGCGCTGGACGACCTGCAGTCCGCACAGGAAAACCTGTCTACTTACAATAGCCAGTTGATTTCACTCCAAACTCAGCCTGAACGGGTACAGAGCGCGTTATATTCTGCTTCTCAGCGCAGTCAGCAACTGCGCACCCAGCTCAGCGGACTTGACCCGTCACTGGAGCCGTTACGGCCAAGCCAGCAGATAATGTTGCAGGCGGAGCAGACGCTGGTCGGGCTGCAAATGGAGCAACAGCGTAAAAGCCTGGAAGTGAATACCACCTTGCAGGATCTGTTGCAAAAACAGCGTGATTATACCGCTGCACAGATAGGCCAACTGGAACACATGGTGCAGACGTTGCAAGGAATAATTAACAACAAACGTCTGAATCTATCGGAAAAAACGGCCAAAGAGGCGCAAAATTCGGATGAGTTACAGCGTATTCAGGAAAACCCGCTGGTTAAAGCGGAAATGGAGACGAATCGTCAACTCAGCCAGCGTTTAATCAAGGCGACGGAAGCTGGTAATACACTGGTTCAGGAGAGCATTCAGGTAAAAAACTGGCTGGATCGGGCCACACAGTCAGAACGCAACCTGAAAGAGCAGATTACGGTGTTAAAAGGCAGCTTGTTGTTGTCGCGTATTCTTTACCAGCAACAGCAAAACCTGCCATCGGCTGACGCGATGGGCAATATCAGTACGCAGATCGCCGATCTGCGTCTGGAGCAGTTCGATATTAACCAGCAACGTGATGTGCTGTTTCGTGGTGATGAATATATTCAGCAACTGGTCACGCGCAGCAATGCCAAAGTAGATGCCGAGGTGACTGATGCGCTGGAGCAGATTCTGGATATGCGCCGTGAATTGCTCGATCAGCTTAATAAACAACTCGGTAACCAACTGATGCTGGCTATCAACCTGCAAATAAGCCGCCAGCAACTGATGAGCGTGAACGATTCGCTGCAACGTACTCTGACCCAGCAGATTTTCTGGGTTAGCAGTAATAAACCGATGGATTGGAACTGGCTGAAAGAGCTGCCATCGACCTTGAAACAGCAGGTAAAAAACCTGCATTTCAATCTGAAAGGCGGGCAGTTACGTCAGGGATTCATGGATTCGCTGGTGCTGATCATTCCGACGCTGTTGATTGTCGGTCTGCTGCGGTGGCGGCGTAAAAGTATCGATACTTATATGGGGAAACTGGCGGAAGATGTCGGGCAACTCAAGCGCGATAGCCAGTTACACACACCAAAAGCCATTCTGTTGTTGATTTTGAACACCTTACCGGGCGTGCTGGTAATACTGTCGTTGGGGTTATGGCTGAAACGGGCCGATAGTCAAATCAGTAATTTTGCCTGGCTGTTAAGTGAACATCTGGCATTGTTCTGGGCCGTTTTCGCCACCGCCTGGTTTAGCCTCAAACCTGGGAGCCTGAGCGAGCGCCACTTCAATATTCCGGCATCCCGTTGCGCACATTATCAGCGTCAGACGCTGCGACTTGGTGGTGCGCTGCTGCCGCTGATGTTCTGGTCGGTGGTAGGTGAGAAAGCACCGTTATATCTGGTGGACGATGCCATTGGGCAGATAATTATCGTTTGTAACCTGTTGCTGCTGACCATTCTGGTATTTCCGGTATGTCGTGACTGCTGGCGAGAAAAAGAACGTCATACGGTGCAGCTGATCGTGGTGACGATGATGGCTGCCATGCCGCTATTTCTGATCGGGTTAATGCTGAACGGGTTTTTCTATACTTCGCTACGGTTGGCTGGCCGTTGGATTGACAGCCTGTATTTGCTGATCGTCTGGAATATCGTTTATTTCGCTACTATCCGTGGATTAAGCGTTGCGGCACGCCGTCTGGCTTATCGCCGTGCGGTGGCGCGACGCCAGAGTCTGGTCAAGGAAGGGGCGGAAGGCAGTGAACCGATGCCGGAAGCGCCGCTGGCGTTAGAACAGATCAGCCAGCAGTCTTTGCGGCTGACAACGATGGTGCTGTTTTTGGCGTTCTCCGGTGCGTTTTACTGGATCTGGGCCGACCTGGTGACGGTATTCTCCTATCTGGACAGTATTACGCTGTGGCATTACAGCACGGCGAATGCCAGCGGCACGGTATTGCAACCGGTAACCTTGGGTAATCTGCTGGTGGCGTTGGTGATTGGCGGCGTGGCTTATGTGATGACCCGCAACCTGCCGGGGTTGCTGGAGGTTCTGGTGCTTTCGCGTTTGCAACTGCGGCAGGGCACTTCTTATGCCATTACCACGGTGCTGACCTATTTGATTACTACTGTCGGTGCGGTTACGTCGCTCAGTTCGCTCGGCGTTTCCTGGGACAAGCTGCAATGGCTGGTCGCGGCATTATCCGTAGGGTTGGGATTTGGTTTGCAGGAGATTTTCGCCAACTTTGTGTCGGGCTTGATTATCCTGTTCGAACGGCCAGTGCGCATCGGTGATACCATTACCATTGGCACGTTCTCCGGTTCAGTCAGCAAGATCCGTATTCGTGCCACTACAATTACTGATTTTGACCGTAAAGAAGTGATCATTCCCAACAAGGCATTTGTCACCGAGCGACTGATTAACTGGTCGCTGTCAGATACCATCACGCGTGTATTGATCCGTATTGGCGTCGCCTATGGTTCCGATCTGGACAAGGTCAAAGAGATATTGTTGCAGGCTGCGCGTGATAACCCGCGTGTCATGATCGATCCTGAGCCACAGGTGTTTTTCCTGTCGTTTGGTGCGAGCTCGCTGGAGCATGAACTGCGTCTGTATGTACGTGAACTGCGTGATCGCAGCTATACCGTTGATGAGTTGAACCGCACTATTGATCACTTATGTCGTGAAAATAATATCGATATTGCTTTCAACCAACTGGAAGTTTATCTGCATAACCCGCAGGGCAAGGAAGTACAGGAAGTCTCTCGCGTGCTGGCTCAGCCGCGAAATGAGGTGCAGCCTGATAATTAA
- the acrR gene encoding multidrug efflux transporter transcriptional repressor AcrR, whose protein sequence is MARKTKQQAHETKCQIMDAAMRLFSERGVFSTSLSDIAVAAGVTRGAIYWHFKNKAELFDEIWARSEAKISDFEAEYQAKFPDDPLHVLRELLIYMLKLTEFDAEWRSMMEIIFHKCEFVGELLPTFNARKDLYFDCYDKIETSLTNCIQKGMLPMDVNPRRAAVVMRAYLSGIMENWLFLPESFDLQNEAPYLVDGLIDMLRTSPALRQSD, encoded by the coding sequence ATGGCACGAAAAACCAAACAACAGGCTCATGAGACCAAATGCCAGATTATGGACGCGGCAATGCGTCTATTCTCCGAGCGTGGTGTTTTCTCAACATCATTGTCCGATATTGCGGTTGCTGCCGGCGTGACTCGAGGTGCTATTTATTGGCACTTTAAAAACAAAGCTGAACTATTTGATGAGATATGGGCGAGATCAGAAGCCAAAATTTCTGATTTCGAAGCTGAGTATCAGGCAAAATTTCCTGATGATCCACTGCATGTGCTCAGAGAATTGCTAATTTATATGCTGAAATTGACCGAATTCGATGCCGAGTGGCGCTCGATGATGGAGATCATTTTCCATAAGTGTGAGTTTGTTGGCGAATTACTGCCAACCTTCAATGCCCGCAAAGATTTGTACTTTGATTGCTACGATAAAATAGAAACCTCGCTGACAAACTGTATTCAGAAAGGGATGCTGCCGATGGACGTTAATCCACGGCGCGCAGCAGTAGTTATGCGTGCTTATCTGTCGGGGATTATGGAAAACTGGTTGTTCCTGCCGGAAAGCTTTGACCTGCAAAATGAAGCGCCGTATCTGGTTGACGGACTTATCGATATGTTGCGTACCAGCCCGGCCTTACGCCAAAGTGATTGA
- a CDS encoding efflux RND transporter periplasmic adaptor subunit translates to MNKNRRLTPLATMLMLSGGLVLTGCDNQASQGGAHQGGAPEVGIVTIKSQTLNITTELPGRTSAYRIAEVRPQVNGIILKRNFVEGSDVKVGTSLYQIDPATYQAQYNNAKAALSQAQANAEIAQLTVNRYKPLLGTNYVSKQDYDQAVATARQTEASVAAAKATLDSAQINLNYTRVTAPITGRVGKSTVTEGALVANGQTTAMTTIQQLDPIYVDVTQSSNDFLRLKKELENGTLQQTNGKANVQLTMDNGTHYNQTGTLEFSDVTVDETTGSITLRAVFPNPDHNLLPGMFVRAQIDSGVNPNAILVPQLGVSRTPRGDATVMVVGAGDKVEVHPITTGQAIGDQWLVTSGVKPGDRIIVTGLQKVRPGMQVKVQEATAGNAQQPQPQSQPAKS, encoded by the coding sequence ATGAATAAAAACAGAAGGCTTACGCCTCTGGCAACAATGCTGATGCTTTCTGGCGGCCTCGTACTCACAGGATGTGACAATCAGGCCTCTCAAGGGGGTGCCCATCAGGGGGGCGCACCGGAAGTCGGCATCGTTACGATAAAATCACAAACTCTGAATATCACCACGGAACTGCCGGGACGCACCAGCGCCTATCGTATTGCCGAAGTACGCCCTCAGGTAAATGGTATTATTCTGAAGCGTAACTTTGTTGAAGGCAGCGATGTCAAAGTGGGTACATCGCTGTATCAGATCGATCCGGCAACCTACCAGGCCCAGTACAACAACGCCAAGGCTGCCCTGTCTCAGGCTCAGGCGAATGCTGAAATTGCACAGTTGACGGTTAATCGCTACAAACCGCTGCTCGGCACTAATTACGTCAGTAAGCAGGATTACGATCAGGCCGTTGCGACGGCACGTCAGACTGAAGCCTCAGTCGCAGCCGCCAAAGCCACACTCGACAGCGCCCAGATCAACCTGAACTATACGCGCGTAACAGCCCCTATTACCGGTCGGGTAGGAAAATCCACCGTGACAGAAGGGGCGCTGGTGGCTAATGGGCAGACGACAGCGATGACGACAATCCAGCAGTTGGACCCGATCTATGTCGATGTCACTCAGTCCAGTAACGATTTCCTGCGTCTGAAAAAAGAACTGGAAAACGGTACCCTGCAACAAACCAATGGCAAAGCCAACGTCCAGTTGACGATGGATAACGGTACCCATTACAACCAGACCGGGACGCTGGAATTCTCCGACGTCACTGTCGATGAAACCACAGGCTCCATTACACTGCGTGCCGTATTCCCGAACCCGGATCACAACCTGCTGCCAGGTATGTTTGTTCGTGCACAGATAGATTCAGGTGTGAATCCCAACGCAATTCTGGTGCCACAGCTGGGAGTCAGCCGCACACCACGTGGCGATGCCACTGTGATGGTGGTCGGAGCTGGCGACAAGGTAGAGGTCCATCCTATTACTACCGGCCAGGCTATCGGCGACCAATGGCTGGTAACCTCAGGCGTTAAGCCGGGTGACCGCATCATCGTGACAGGCCTGCAAAAAGTCAGACCGGGTATGCAGGTAAAAGTGCAGGAAGCGACCGCAGGCAATGCGCAACAGCCGCAACCGCAGTCCCAACCCGCTAAGTCTTAA
- a CDS encoding efflux RND transporter permease subunit — translation MAKFFIDRPIFAWVIAIMVMLTGTLAILKLPIAQYPTIAPPAVQITANYPGADAKTLQDTVTQVIEQNMNGIDKLLYMSSNSDSSGTVQITLTFDADANPDIAQVQVQNKLQLAMPLLPQEVQQQGVSVQKSSSSFLMVLGFVSDNNNVTQQDIADFVGASIKDPISRVRGVGDTQLFGAQYAMRIWLDPDKLNNYQLTTSDVISAIQVQNNQIAAGQLGGTPPVPGQKLNASIIAQTRLNSPEQFGKILLKVNQDGSQVRLNNVARIELGGESYNVIARYNGRPAAGLGIKLATGANALDTAAALKAEIAKLEPTFPAGLKVVYPYDTTPFVKISIYEVVKTLLEAIVLVFVVMYLFLQNFRATLIPTIAVPVVLLGTFAILSAFGYSINTLTMFAMVLAIGLLVDDAIVVVENVERVMAEEGLPPKEATRKSMGQIQGALVGIALVLSAVFIPMAFSGGSTGAIYRQFSVTIVSSMVLSVLVALILTPALCATILKPIANHGEKKGVFGWFNRLFDKSTHHYTSSVANILRSTGRYVVLYLIIVLVLAFGFTRVPSSFLPQEDQGVLLTMVQLPVGSTQESTQKVLDKVNDYYLKNEKENVKSVFTVNGFGFAGRGQNMGIAFASLKDWDERSGAANKVDAIIGRAFGALSQIKEAIVIPFNIPAIVELGTASGFDFELIDQNNLGHDKLMAARNQLLGMIAQHPDTLVRVRPNGMEDMPQYRLEIDQEKAQSLGVSISTINATLTTALGGSYVNDFIDRGRVKKVYVQAEAKFRMLPSDIQKWYVRGASGQMVPFSAFASARWEYGSPRLERYNGLPAVELVGEAAPGKSTGEAMALMEQLASQLPPGIGFDWTGMSYQERLAGNQAPALIIISAIVVFLCLAALYESWSIPFSVMLVVPLGVFGAVMAAGIRGMENDVYFKVGLLTTIGLSAKNAILIVEFAKDLMEKEGKGLVEATLDAVRMRLRPILMTSLAFILGVVPLVISSGAGSGAQNAVGTGVMGGMITATVLAIYFVPVFFVVVRRRFSKKKETDESHREHSQPNH, via the coding sequence ATGGCCAAGTTTTTCATAGATCGCCCGATTTTTGCCTGGGTCATCGCCATTATGGTGATGCTCACCGGGACACTGGCAATCCTGAAGTTGCCTATTGCGCAGTACCCGACGATAGCTCCACCTGCGGTTCAGATCACCGCAAACTATCCAGGCGCTGATGCGAAAACCCTGCAGGATACCGTCACACAGGTGATCGAGCAGAACATGAACGGGATCGACAAGTTACTGTATATGTCTTCTAACAGTGACTCGTCCGGCACCGTACAGATCACACTGACGTTTGATGCTGACGCCAACCCAGACATCGCGCAGGTACAAGTACAGAACAAACTGCAACTGGCAATGCCGCTGTTGCCGCAGGAAGTGCAGCAACAAGGCGTTAGCGTGCAAAAATCCAGCAGCAGTTTCCTGATGGTGCTTGGTTTTGTCAGCGATAACAATAACGTGACCCAGCAGGATATCGCGGACTTTGTCGGCGCCAGCATCAAAGATCCTATCAGTCGCGTACGTGGTGTAGGCGACACGCAGTTGTTTGGTGCGCAATACGCCATGCGCATCTGGCTGGACCCAGACAAACTGAACAATTACCAGCTGACCACCAGCGATGTTATCTCAGCGATTCAGGTACAGAATAACCAGATTGCTGCTGGTCAGTTGGGCGGTACACCACCGGTTCCCGGCCAGAAACTGAATGCGTCCATTATTGCGCAGACCCGACTGAATTCGCCGGAGCAGTTCGGTAAGATTCTGTTGAAAGTTAATCAGGACGGCTCGCAAGTTCGCCTGAATAACGTTGCCCGCATCGAACTTGGCGGTGAAAGCTACAACGTTATTGCACGTTATAATGGCCGCCCTGCTGCTGGCCTGGGGATTAAACTTGCCACAGGCGCCAATGCGTTAGATACCGCGGCAGCGCTAAAAGCAGAAATCGCCAAACTGGAACCGACGTTCCCGGCCGGGCTGAAGGTGGTGTATCCGTATGACACGACGCCGTTCGTAAAAATCTCCATTTACGAGGTGGTGAAAACACTGCTGGAAGCCATCGTGCTGGTGTTCGTGGTGATGTATCTGTTCTTGCAGAATTTCCGTGCCACGCTGATTCCCACTATTGCCGTCCCCGTGGTACTGCTTGGAACCTTCGCTATTCTGTCCGCCTTCGGCTATTCGATTAACACCTTGACCATGTTCGCTATGGTACTGGCCATCGGCCTATTGGTGGATGATGCCATCGTCGTAGTGGAAAACGTGGAACGTGTCATGGCGGAAGAAGGATTGCCGCCCAAAGAAGCCACACGTAAATCCATGGGACAGATTCAGGGCGCGCTGGTCGGTATCGCGCTGGTGCTGTCCGCAGTATTCATACCCATGGCGTTTTCCGGCGGTTCAACCGGCGCTATCTACCGCCAGTTTTCCGTCACCATCGTGTCTTCCATGGTGCTGTCGGTACTGGTTGCATTGATCCTGACGCCGGCGCTGTGTGCAACTATCCTGAAACCTATCGCTAACCATGGCGAGAAAAAAGGTGTTTTCGGATGGTTCAACCGCCTGTTCGACAAGAGCACCCATCACTACACCAGCAGTGTTGCGAATATCCTGCGCAGCACTGGCCGCTACGTCGTGTTATATCTGATTATTGTTCTGGTTCTGGCTTTTGGATTTACCCGTGTGCCAAGCTCCTTCCTGCCTCAGGAGGATCAGGGCGTATTGCTGACAATGGTGCAACTGCCGGTAGGATCCACCCAGGAAAGCACGCAGAAAGTGCTTGATAAGGTGAATGATTACTACCTGAAAAACGAAAAAGAAAACGTTAAATCGGTCTTTACCGTTAACGGCTTCGGCTTCGCTGGTCGCGGCCAGAACATGGGTATCGCTTTCGCCAGCCTGAAAGACTGGGATGAACGAAGCGGTGCTGCCAATAAAGTCGATGCGATTATCGGTCGTGCTTTTGGCGCCCTCTCCCAAATCAAGGAAGCGATAGTTATCCCGTTCAACATACCAGCAATCGTTGAACTCGGTACTGCTAGTGGTTTTGACTTTGAACTGATCGATCAAAACAACCTCGGCCACGATAAGCTAATGGCTGCTCGTAACCAACTGCTGGGAATGATCGCTCAACATCCCGATACGCTGGTACGTGTCCGTCCCAACGGGATGGAAGATATGCCGCAATACCGGCTTGAGATCGATCAGGAAAAAGCACAATCGCTCGGTGTATCGATTTCGACTATTAATGCCACACTCACTACTGCGCTTGGAGGTTCTTACGTCAATGACTTCATTGATCGCGGCAGGGTGAAAAAAGTATACGTTCAGGCTGAAGCCAAATTCCGTATGCTGCCCAGCGATATCCAAAAATGGTATGTCCGTGGCGCCTCAGGTCAGATGGTCCCGTTCTCGGCTTTTGCTTCTGCACGTTGGGAATACGGTTCGCCACGCCTGGAGCGTTATAACGGTCTACCGGCAGTAGAACTGGTGGGTGAAGCAGCTCCCGGTAAGAGTACGGGTGAAGCCATGGCGCTGATGGAACAACTGGCGTCTCAATTACCGCCGGGGATCGGATTCGACTGGACTGGCATGTCCTATCAGGAACGACTGGCAGGTAACCAGGCACCGGCGCTGATTATTATCTCCGCCATTGTGGTATTCCTGTGTCTGGCTGCACTTTATGAAAGCTGGTCAATCCCCTTCTCTGTTATGCTGGTTGTCCCACTCGGCGTGTTTGGCGCGGTGATGGCAGCAGGCATACGTGGTATGGAAAATGACGTCTACTTCAAGGTAGGTCTGCTGACAACCATCGGCTTATCCGCCAAGAACGCTATCTTGATCGTCGAGTTCGCTAAGGATTTGATGGAAAAAGAAGGAAAAGGCTTGGTCGAGGCCACGCTGGATGCCGTGCGTATGCGTTTGCGACCAATTCTGATGACATCACTGGCGTTCATTCTGGGCGTGGTGCCGCTGGTTATCAGCAGTGGTGCAGGCTCTGGCGCGCAGAACGCGGTTGGTACCGGTGTAATGGGCGGGATGATTACCGCTACCGTACTGGCTATCTACTTCGTACCAGTGTTCTTTGTGGTGGTACGTCGCCGCTTCAGCAAAAAGAAAGAAACGGACGAATCACACCGCGAGCACTCGCAGCCCAATCACTAA
- a CDS encoding type B 50S ribosomal protein L31, with product MKANIHPHYRPVLFHDTSENVFYKIGSTIKTDRTYEYEGEIYPYVTIDVSSASHPYYTGKQKEYAKEGSAARFQQRFGRFLKS from the coding sequence ATGAAAGCGAACATTCATCCTCACTACCGTCCTGTTCTGTTTCACGATACGAGTGAGAATGTGTTTTATAAAATTGGGTCTACGATCAAAACTGATAGAACCTACGAGTACGAAGGCGAAATCTACCCTTACGTCACTATCGACGTCTCTTCTGCCTCTCATCCTTATTATACCGGCAAACAAAAAGAATACGCCAAAGAGGGGAGCGCAGCGCGTTTCCAACAGCGTTTCGGTCGCTTTCTGAAATCATAA
- the ykgO gene encoding type B 50S ribosomal protein L36, whose protein sequence is MQVLSSLRSAKTRHKDCIVVKRRGRVYVICKTNPRFNAVQGRKKKKR, encoded by the coding sequence ATGCAGGTATTAAGCTCTCTGCGCAGCGCCAAAACACGTCACAAAGACTGCATCGTGGTCAAACGACGGGGTCGTGTCTATGTCATCTGTAAAACCAATCCACGTTTCAATGCCGTGCAGGGCAGGAAAAAGAAAAAACGTTAA